Genomic window (Corvus cornix cornix isolate S_Up_H32 chromosome 4A, ASM73873v5, whole genome shotgun sequence):
TGCACAGATCTGCAAAGACAGTGCCTAAATCCATTTCAAATCCCTATTTATTTACAGTCCAGCTGAAATTGCTCATAGATGTAGAGCACCAATTTGACAGAGTGTGATGGAAAACTTGATGAATTAAAAGTGGTCCTGGAAaacccagggagctgcagaagcTCTCTGGCAATAAAGGGAGGGATGTTACGGAGCTCAGTGTGTTCACTGTAATTGGGGCATCTCACGAGATCCCACAGAGCACCTCTGCAAGGAGAGGGTGGAAGATGCCTGGAATCCCTCCCTGGGAGTGGGGTCCCCCTTCCCCACTCACACTCACACTGACTtgcacacacacccacacacatcTTACTCTTCTGTCCTAAAGCGCATTTACTCCGTGGAGAGATTTTGGCTTTACAGCACCTTTTTCCCCACTCCAGAACGCCTCCCCCTGCCGTGACCGCCCCATGAGTGAAGAGACCCGGCCAGGATGGAGAGCAACGTGTCCTCCGGGAACTGTTCTGACCCCCAGATGTCCTTCCAGTCCACCCTCTACGCCACCACCTACACCCTCATCTTCATCCCGGGGCTGCTGGCCAACAGCGCTGCCCTGTGGGTCCTGTGCCGGTTCCTCAGCAGGAAGAGCAAAGCCGTCATCTTCATGATCAACCTGGCCGTGGCCGACCTGGCCCACGTCCTCTCACTGCCCCTGCGGACTTACTACTACATCAACCACACCTGGCCCTTCGGGAGCTTCCTGTGCCAGGTGTGCTTCTACCTGAAGTACCTCAACATGTACGCCAGCATCTGCTTCCTCACCTGCATCAGCATCCAGCGCTACCTGTTCCTGCTGCACCCCTTCCGAGCCAAGAGCTGGAAGCGCCGCTACGACGTGGCCATCAGCGCCCTGGTCTGGCTCCTGGTGGGGGCCGCCTGCCTGCCCCTCATCATCGTCAggagcccagccctgtccaACTCCATCAACAGCTGCTTCTCGGACCTTGGCGTgaagcagctcagcccaggggCCGCCATCGCGCTGGTGACGGTGGCTGAGCTGTTCGGCTTCGTCATCCCCTTCAGCACCATTGCCTGGTGCACGTGGAGGATGTGGCATTCCCTGCGGGACGGCCCCACGGCGCTGCAGGACGCTGGCGAGAAGCGGAAGGCCCTGAGGATGGTCCTCATGTGCGCCGCCGTCTTCTTCATCTGCTTCACCCCCTACCACATCAACTTCCCCTTCTTCATGATGGTGATCGAGAACATCATC
Coding sequences:
- the LOC104691292 gene encoding putative P2Y purinoceptor 10, translated to MESNVSSGNCSDPQMSFQSTLYATTYTLIFIPGLLANSAALWVLCRFLSRKSKAVIFMINLAVADLAHVLSLPLRTYYYINHTWPFGSFLCQVCFYLKYLNMYASICFLTCISIQRYLFLLHPFRAKSWKRRYDVAISALVWLLVGAACLPLIIVRSPALSNSINSCFSDLGVKQLSPGAAIALVTVAELFGFVIPFSTIAWCTWRMWHSLRDGPTALQDAGEKRKALRMVLMCAAVFFICFTPYHINFPFFMMVIENIIRGCAVHRSALRFHPISLCLASLNCCLDPVLYYFMTSEFQAQLLRHGCVALRARLPPRRSSASGTDTAHDIRVRKRNLPRLKFWSLPKFFGQINSMDIPPVPPDELLLESIS